The Neurospora crassa OR74A linkage group I, whole genome shotgun sequence genome segment TCCCTCCACTGCTGTCGTCGTTTATCTGGCGACGTCAGAATTTGGATCTTGGGGGGGGTTGTACACAACCAAGCTACTATGTAATGAACGCAGAGAAAACACCGGAGCGTAACACAATCTccaggaaggaaaaaaagttgcgatataaagaagggaaagtaAGTAGAGTCATATAAAGTTCAGTCATTGAATTGCATTATCATCTGTCATCACTGCCGATCCTGGCCGAGACCAGGGGTCAGATACCCGAACATTCCCATTCCCCACTTTGCTAACAGCCCGGCTATCGTTGCTATGGGGTTCCCATTTGTTTACTCATGCGGGTTGGGCCCTTTTCCTGGGGCACGCCCTGTTTATTTTACCTATTCATTACGTGCTGCTCCCGGGAATGACTCGAGCTTGAACTTGAGGGCTTCAATATCCAAAATGTTCGTCTAGAATCCCCTTCCAGCACGTTTCCTGACTGGCTTCACCACGGCACCCGCTTTAACcaccttcttgtccttggacggggccgccttcttctcaagCTGAAGCTCTTCTTCGTGCAGCTGATCCTCTTGCCGCTTCTTGTCCGCTGCCATCCGCGCCTCAATCTCCATTCTCCTGTTGAACTCCGTCTCTGTGATCCTCTTCTCCCGCGCCGAATATCCTTTCTCCTTGACCGAATAAAATACACCACCGAGATCCGCCAACCAGTGGGGGTCTACCGAGGTCACCGTCGACATGTACTCTTTACTTGTGAGGATCAGCTCGTGGTACACCACGTAGTCTGGCAAGAAGCCCAGTCCATAAAGCGCACTTGTCGGATGCAATTGGACGGTGACACTGGTCCTCAAGTTGATATACTCCCCAATGCCCTTGACCTTTGCTGCCTGGTGATAGTAGCCAGAGCAAATGCACTTGCGAATAACATCCCAGTCGGTGCCACAACTCGTCATCTTCATATTCTGCATCTTCATGATGTCCAGGAGCTGCTCGCGGACTTCCTTGGCACGACGGAGAGACTTGGAATGCAAAAAGTGTCGCACGCACCAACCGTCGTTATACCCGTTGGCCTTCCATTGTGTGTAAACGTGCAGATAGGTCAAGTGGTCTGATTCTGGTACAAAGAACTTCTCGCGAGCCGCATCTGACTCCTCTTGTCGTTCTTTGGGCCGGTAGAATACGTTGGGAACGGAAAGCATCGAAACGATGGTGACCATTTCCTCGCTGCACCCATACTCCTCCGAGGTGATGAGCAGTTTTGCAAGGGGTGGGTCCATCGGGAACGCATTCATCTTCCGCCCCAAGTCGGTGAGCTCACCTAGGTTGTCCAGTGCTCCCAACGCCCACAAATCGAAGAGAGATGTACTGATGGTATCCTGAGGTGGTGGATCCATAAAGTCGAAATCAAGGAGGTCTTTAACACCGAGTGACTTGAGGAGTAGAACGGTATTGCTAAGATTCGTTCTCTGAATCTCCGGAATGGTTTGCATGTACATCTCCTCTTTGAAGGCCTTCTCGGTGAAGAGATGATATGCTTGGCCAGGCCCAGTGCGACCCGCACGACCAGCGCGCTGCATGGCGTTTGCTTGCGAAATAGGCGTAATTTGAAGGGTATCCATACCCATTCGTGGATTGTATACCTTGAGCTTTGAATAGCCTGCATCAACCACGTACATGATACCATCCACCGTCAAACTGGTTTCCGCGATATTCGTGGCCACGATGACCTTTCGGACACCCGGAGCAGCCCTGTCGAAAATCTTGGCCTGCAAGTCTGCGGGCATCTGACTGTAGATGGGAAGGATACTGAGTTTCGGTGGGTCGTTGAGGGCATCGAGCCGCTCGCGGATGAGTTCGCAGGTCACCTCAATATCTTCCTGGCCGGTCATGAAAACGAGGATATCGCCTGCTGGTTTTCCTACGTGAATCGCCAGAACTTGCTGCACAGCCTGGTCCACGTAATCTTCGACAGGTGACCGATGGAACATGATGTCGACAGGGAAGGTTCTT includes the following:
- a CDS encoding pre-mRNA splicing factor ATP-dependent RNA helicase prp16 translates to MGRDDNEDRSFKRRKIDFNPLRSDDRFSDLPSRTPHKGPRGANGNNGSFNSRASTPRVGSRYSGGETPRQKEFDGPEPGVNDDDATNALDRDWYGGDDDLGGHTFGDDSHNPFGDEGAWAAQEREAALAEKKIGQMARGMSVRQIQKQKDADAWETNRMLTSGVAQRRDLGQDFEDDQEGTRVHLLVHDLRPPFLDGRTIFTKQLDPVPAVRDSQSDMAIFARKGSKVVRERRTQRERQRQAQEATKVAGTALGNLMGVKEEDTDSALPIAVEEEAGKSKNMNKFSEHMKENEGASNFSQSKSLKEQREFLPAFAVREDLLRVIRDNQVVIVIGETGSGKTTQLTQFLYEDGYGKTGMIGCTQPRRVAAMSVAKRVAEEMEVKLGSTVGYAIRFEDCTSKDTVIKYMTDGVLLRESLNEPDLDRYSCVIMDEAHERALNTDVLMGLFKKILQRRRDLKLIVTSATMNAKRFSDFYGGAPEFTIPGRTFPVDIMFHRSPVEDYVDQAVQQVLAIHVGKPAGDILVFMTGQEDIEVTCELIRERLDALNDPPKLSILPIYSQMPADLQAKIFDRAAPGVRKVIVATNIAETSLTVDGIMYVVDAGYSKLKVYNPRMGMDTLQITPISQANAMQRAGRAGRTGPGQAYHLFTEKAFKEEMYMQTIPEIQRTNLSNTVLLLKSLGVKDLLDFDFMDPPPQDTISTSLFDLWALGALDNLGELTDLGRKMNAFPMDPPLAKLLITSEEYGCSEEMVTIVSMLSVPNVFYRPKERQEESDAAREKFFVPESDHLTYLHVYTQWKANGYNDGWCVRHFLHSKSLRRAKEVREQLLDIMKMQNMKMTSCGTDWDVIRKCICSGYYHQAAKVKGIGEYINLRTSVTVQLHPTSALYGLGFLPDYVVYHELILTSKEYMSTVTSVDPHWLADLGGVFYSVKEKGYSAREKRITETEFNRRMEIEARMAADKKRQEDQLHEEELQLEKKAAPSKDKKVVKAGAVVKPVRKRAGRGF